The following coding sequences lie in one Flexivirga oryzae genomic window:
- a CDS encoding trehalose-6-phosphate synthase: MPRDRFDLVIAANRLPVDRAREGGRSVWRRSPGGLVTAMESVMSDRDGAWIGWSGVAGRAPAPFEQDGMHLHPIALSADEIRDYYEGFSNGSLWPIYHDVIVPATFKRRWQAAYEQVNQRFAEIAAELAADGGTVWVHDYQLQQVPRLLRELRPDVRIGWFNHIPFPPVELFMQLPARDGLLRGLLGADFLGFQRLADAQNFRRACRQLLGDEQVTVRGDVVRTADGHECRAAAVPISIDTRGMVELAATPAVQERAAEIRAQLGDPEHLLLGVDRLDYTKGIRHRLKALEELHREGRLDADRTKFIQVATPSRERLEAYQQIRDDVERTVSRINGDHSPIGAPTVTYLHRSFPREEMAAMFVAADVMLVTPLRDGMNLVAKEYVAAHDDSGALVLSEFTGAATELKQAFLCNPHDIARTKQTILRAIDAEPRERARRMRAMHRQVLRHDVQHWAEQFLTDLATAPRQP; encoded by the coding sequence GTGCCGCGTGACCGGTTCGACCTGGTGATTGCTGCCAACCGGCTGCCCGTCGACCGCGCCCGCGAGGGCGGCCGTTCGGTCTGGCGCCGCAGCCCCGGCGGGCTGGTCACGGCCATGGAGTCGGTGATGAGCGACCGCGACGGCGCCTGGATCGGCTGGTCCGGCGTGGCCGGTAGGGCGCCGGCACCGTTCGAGCAGGACGGGATGCACCTGCACCCGATCGCGCTCAGCGCCGACGAGATCCGTGACTACTACGAGGGTTTCAGCAACGGGTCGCTCTGGCCGATCTATCACGACGTGATCGTTCCGGCGACGTTCAAACGCAGGTGGCAGGCGGCATACGAGCAGGTCAACCAGCGCTTCGCCGAGATCGCCGCCGAACTCGCGGCCGACGGCGGGACCGTCTGGGTGCACGACTATCAGCTGCAGCAGGTCCCGCGGCTGCTGCGGGAGCTGCGCCCGGACGTGCGGATCGGCTGGTTCAACCACATCCCGTTCCCACCCGTCGAGCTCTTCATGCAGTTGCCGGCGCGCGACGGCCTGCTCCGCGGCCTGCTCGGTGCCGACTTCCTGGGCTTCCAGCGTCTCGCGGACGCCCAGAACTTCCGGCGCGCCTGTCGCCAACTACTGGGCGACGAGCAGGTCACCGTGCGCGGCGACGTCGTGCGGACCGCCGACGGACACGAGTGCCGCGCCGCGGCCGTCCCGATCTCGATCGACACTCGCGGCATGGTCGAACTCGCAGCGACTCCGGCGGTGCAGGAGCGCGCGGCGGAGATCCGCGCCCAGCTCGGCGACCCCGAGCACCTGTTGCTCGGGGTGGACCGGCTCGACTACACCAAGGGGATCCGGCACCGGCTGAAGGCACTCGAGGAGTTGCACCGGGAAGGACGACTCGATGCCGACCGCACCAAGTTCATCCAGGTGGCCACGCCGAGCCGGGAACGACTGGAGGCCTACCAGCAGATCCGCGACGACGTCGAGCGGACGGTCAGCCGCATCAACGGTGACCACTCCCCCATCGGGGCACCTACGGTGACCTACCTGCACCGCTCCTTCCCACGCGAGGAGATGGCCGCGATGTTCGTCGCTGCCGACGTCATGCTGGTCACGCCCCTGCGCGACGGGATGAACCTGGTCGCCAAGGAGTATGTCGCCGCCCACGACGACAGCGGTGCGCTGGTGCTGAGTGAGTTCACCGGCGCCGCAACGGAGCTCAAGCAGGCGTTCCTGTGCAACCCGCACGACATCGCCCGCACCAAGCAGACCATCCTGCGCGCCATCGATGCCGAGCCGCGCGAGCGGGCGCGGCGGATGCGTGCGATGCACCGGCAGGTGCTGCGCCACGATGTCCAGCACTGGGCCGAACAGTTCCTGACCGACCTGGCGACGGCACCGAGGCAACCATGA
- the otsB gene encoding trehalose-phosphatase — translation MSTDFDGVLAPLVLDPSKSRPVDGSMELLREISDMPDVFVAIVSGRHLSALRSLSGVAADEPIVLIGSHGAEPDRDLPLEVVFDDAAQARLEQAVAAVTEVVEAHPPTRLERKPAGVVLHTRKVPVDVAEAAHAAALAIDLPGVDVMAGKQIVELSVLSVTKGDALRALATEFGTGGTLYLGDDVTDERAFAALADDDRNVTIKVGPGDTVARFRIADPEAVVQVLRLLGELRGD, via the coding sequence GTGAGCACCGACTTCGACGGGGTGCTCGCTCCGCTCGTGCTGGACCCGTCGAAGTCCCGGCCGGTCGACGGATCCATGGAGCTGTTGCGCGAAATCTCCGATATGCCAGATGTTTTCGTGGCGATCGTGTCCGGCAGACATTTGAGTGCGCTACGTTCGCTGTCCGGCGTCGCCGCGGACGAACCGATCGTGCTGATCGGCTCGCACGGCGCCGAACCCGATCGCGACCTGCCGCTCGAGGTGGTGTTCGACGACGCGGCTCAGGCCCGGCTCGAGCAGGCGGTGGCGGCCGTGACCGAGGTCGTCGAGGCGCACCCGCCGACCCGCCTGGAACGCAAACCCGCCGGTGTCGTCCTGCACACCCGCAAGGTCCCGGTCGACGTCGCCGAGGCCGCACACGCCGCCGCACTCGCGATCGACCTGCCCGGCGTCGATGTGATGGCGGGCAAGCAGATCGTCGAGCTGAGCGTGCTGTCGGTCACCAAGGGTGACGCGCTACGAGCACTCGCAACGGAATTCGGCACCGGCGGCACGCTCTACCTGGGTGACGACGTGACCGACGAACGAGCCTTCGCGGCCCTCGCCGACGACGACCGGAACGTCACGATCAAGGTCGGCCCCGGCGACACCGTCGCCCGCTTCCGCATCGCCGACCCGGAGGCCGTGGTGCAGGTGCTGCGGTTGCTCGGCGAGCTGCGCGGCGATTAG
- a CDS encoding substrate-binding domain-containing protein, whose product MTGRLARIAEHAGVSEATVSRVLNNKSNVAEETRAAVLTSIDVLGFERPSHLRSRMGAGPVGLIVPELTNPVFPLFAQVIQQRLAAKGFTAVLCTQAPGGVAEEDYLPMLLDHDVCGIIFVSGKHAESNSDISAYQKLLAEGVPIVMINGHRPEIAAPSLSTDERAAVALAFDHLVQLGHERIGLATGQPRYVPSIRKVAEFERQVAAAGMEKLIEQTWFTVEGGELAGRSLIAQGATGIICGSDLMALGVMRAATQLGLTVPTDLSVIGYDGSDITKYTGPPLTTIRQDVATMSAAAADALAELVKGHPQPSGDALFAPELLVRGSTGRAPYLTGVRHDPRTEAGGVG is encoded by the coding sequence GTGACCGGTCGGCTGGCCCGGATCGCCGAGCACGCAGGCGTGAGCGAGGCGACCGTCTCTCGGGTCCTCAACAACAAGAGCAATGTCGCCGAGGAGACCCGTGCCGCCGTGTTGACCTCGATCGACGTGCTCGGCTTCGAGCGTCCTTCCCACCTGCGCAGCAGGATGGGCGCCGGCCCGGTCGGCCTCATCGTGCCGGAGCTGACCAACCCGGTCTTCCCGCTCTTCGCACAGGTCATCCAACAGCGGCTCGCCGCAAAGGGATTCACCGCAGTGCTGTGCACGCAGGCACCCGGAGGCGTGGCGGAGGAAGACTATCTGCCGATGCTGCTGGACCACGACGTGTGCGGGATCATCTTCGTCAGCGGCAAGCACGCCGAGAGCAACTCGGACATCTCCGCCTACCAGAAACTGCTGGCCGAGGGTGTGCCGATCGTGATGATCAACGGCCACCGGCCGGAGATCGCGGCGCCGTCGCTGTCCACCGACGAGCGGGCCGCGGTGGCCCTTGCCTTCGACCACCTGGTGCAGCTCGGCCACGAGCGCATCGGGCTGGCCACCGGGCAGCCGCGCTACGTCCCGTCCATCCGCAAGGTCGCCGAGTTCGAGCGGCAGGTTGCGGCGGCCGGCATGGAGAAGCTGATCGAGCAGACCTGGTTCACCGTCGAGGGCGGCGAGCTCGCGGGGCGGTCCCTCATCGCGCAGGGCGCCACCGGCATCATCTGCGGCTCGGACCTGATGGCCCTCGGCGTGATGCGGGCCGCCACCCAACTCGGGCTCACGGTCCCGACCGATCTGTCGGTCATCGGCTACGACGGCTCCGACATCACCAAATACACCGGGCCGCCGCTCACCACGATCCGGCAGGACGTCGCCACCATGTCGGCGGCCGCGGCGGATGCGCTGGCCGAGCTGGTCAAGGGTCACCCGCAGCCCTCCGGTGACGCGCTGTTCGCTCCCGAGCTGCTGGTGCGCGGGTCGACGGGGCGGGCGCCATACCTGACCGGCGTGCGACACGACCCGCGCACGGAGGCGGGTGGCGTCGGCTAA
- a CDS encoding glycoside hydrolase family 13 protein, with protein MSEDLLARPHHDGSRLYVDNQAPRLGETVSVRVRVPHAAGITEVHVRQLWDAEPTFAAAAVERHGDVEDWWTAEVTCHNPVTPYRFLLQGADGEYLWLNGTGLHRRDVPDNSDFRLVTYPEPPAWALDSVVYQVFPDRFARSADAPPVAEIAPDWAVPAGWDDPVDARSRAVVARQLFGGDLDGIREHLDHLERLGVTVLYLTPFFPARSNHRYDASSFDAVDPLLGGTEALERLVAEAHRRGLRVIGDLTTNHTGDAHEWFVAAQAGPDAPERDFYFFHDDGDFESWLGVHSLPKLNHASAALRDAFFDRPDAPVRRWLTGEQPLDGWRVDVANMTGRRGAQDVNHAVADHMRATLDGLDGDKLLVGEHVHDHSADAQGSGWHGVMNYSGFTRPVWTWLRDKDFAPNFLGAPLAVPRLGGESVAETIDEFGSLDPWRSRTFSFTLTGSHDTTRIRTLVGDDPAMVAVAAALLLTMPGIPMITYGDEIGMPGEFGEDGRRPMPWDEHRWDAGTFATYQELIAARRELEPLRHGGIRWVSAGTDSLTFVRETATGAVLVHCARAAHEPVTVPATQLPGIAQGRLVSASAAKIDADDETVTLQADGAGYALYSWGEL; from the coding sequence GTGAGCGAGGACCTGCTTGCCCGGCCGCACCACGACGGCTCCCGGCTGTATGTCGACAACCAGGCGCCGCGGCTCGGCGAGACCGTCTCCGTGCGCGTCCGGGTGCCGCACGCGGCCGGCATCACCGAGGTGCACGTGCGCCAGCTGTGGGATGCCGAGCCGACGTTCGCCGCCGCGGCCGTGGAGCGGCACGGCGACGTCGAGGACTGGTGGACGGCCGAGGTTACCTGCCACAACCCCGTCACGCCGTACCGCTTCCTGTTGCAGGGCGCCGACGGCGAGTACCTCTGGCTGAACGGCACCGGTCTGCACCGCCGGGACGTCCCCGACAACAGCGATTTCCGGCTCGTGACGTACCCGGAGCCGCCGGCGTGGGCGCTGGATTCGGTGGTCTACCAGGTGTTCCCGGATCGTTTTGCTCGCTCTGCGGATGCCCCGCCGGTGGCTGAGATCGCGCCGGACTGGGCCGTCCCGGCGGGCTGGGACGATCCGGTCGACGCCCGTAGCCGGGCGGTTGTCGCGCGGCAGCTGTTCGGCGGTGACCTGGACGGCATCCGTGAGCACCTCGACCACTTGGAGCGGCTCGGGGTCACGGTGCTCTACCTCACGCCGTTCTTCCCGGCACGATCCAACCACCGGTACGACGCGTCCAGCTTCGACGCGGTCGACCCGTTGCTGGGCGGCACCGAAGCGCTGGAACGCCTCGTCGCAGAGGCGCATCGACGCGGGCTGCGGGTGATCGGGGACCTCACGACGAACCACACCGGCGACGCGCACGAATGGTTCGTGGCGGCGCAGGCAGGGCCGGACGCGCCGGAGCGGGACTTCTACTTCTTCCACGACGACGGTGACTTCGAGAGCTGGCTGGGCGTGCACTCGCTGCCCAAACTCAACCACGCCTCGGCAGCGTTGCGCGATGCGTTCTTCGACCGGCCCGACGCACCCGTGCGGCGTTGGCTGACCGGTGAGCAGCCGCTCGACGGCTGGCGGGTCGACGTGGCGAACATGACGGGCCGGCGGGGCGCGCAGGATGTCAACCACGCGGTCGCGGACCACATGCGGGCCACCCTCGACGGGCTGGACGGCGACAAGTTGCTCGTCGGGGAGCACGTGCACGACCACTCCGCGGACGCGCAGGGCTCCGGTTGGCACGGCGTCATGAACTACTCCGGCTTCACCCGTCCGGTGTGGACCTGGTTGCGCGACAAGGACTTCGCCCCCAACTTCCTCGGTGCTCCGCTCGCCGTGCCACGCCTCGGCGGTGAGTCCGTCGCGGAGACGATCGACGAGTTCGGATCGCTCGACCCGTGGCGTTCGCGCACCTTCAGCTTCACGCTCACCGGCTCGCACGACACCACCCGCATCCGCACGCTGGTCGGTGACGATCCGGCGATGGTCGCGGTCGCGGCCGCGCTGCTGTTGACGATGCCCGGCATACCGATGATCACCTACGGTGACGAGATCGGCATGCCGGGTGAGTTCGGCGAGGACGGCCGGCGCCCGATGCCCTGGGACGAGCACCGTTGGGACGCGGGCACGTTCGCGACCTACCAGGAGCTGATCGCGGCCCGCCGCGAGCTCGAACCGTTGCGGCACGGCGGGATTCGCTGGGTGTCCGCCGGCACCGATAGCCTGACCTTCGTGCGAGAGACTGCGACGGGTGCCGTGCTGGTGCACTGCGCGCGGGCCGCCCACGAGCCGGTGACAGTGCCCGCGACCCAGCTGCCCGGCATCGCGCAGGGCCGCCTGGTGAGTGCGTCTGCCGCGAAGATCGACGCCGACGACGAGACGGTCACGCTGCAGGCGGACGGGGCCGGCTACGCGCTCTATTCGTGGGGTGAGCTGTGA
- a CDS encoding sugar ABC transporter permease yields MSAPSTTTGKPIGNTRAGDLKKVWWKHVIIWVVLVFALFPFLFVISAALNPSGSLSTTSLFPTGFSFSNFHDLFNDTARPFLTWYKNSLIISLGGSIIGVFIGACAAFAFSRLRFRGRRAGLLALLLLQMFPALLAFVGLYITFSRIGEVLPSFGLNTTWGLILAYMGGAMGANVWLLKGYFDTVPRELDEAARVDGASHARVFFTVILPLVRPILVTVFMITFVGLFGEFMLASIFLTDVDAQTLGVGLYGMTLGNESVALFGEFAAASLLASLPIMILYFVFQKQLVGGLTQGSVK; encoded by the coding sequence ATGTCCGCACCGAGCACCACCACCGGGAAGCCGATCGGCAACACCCGCGCCGGCGACCTCAAGAAGGTCTGGTGGAAGCACGTCATCATCTGGGTCGTCCTGGTGTTCGCGCTCTTCCCGTTCCTCTTCGTGATCTCGGCGGCACTGAACCCGTCCGGGAGCCTGTCGACGACGTCGCTCTTCCCGACCGGATTCAGTTTCAGCAACTTCCACGACCTCTTCAACGACACCGCCCGACCGTTCCTGACGTGGTACAAGAACTCACTGATTATTTCGCTGGGCGGTTCGATCATCGGAGTCTTCATCGGCGCGTGCGCGGCGTTCGCGTTCTCCCGCCTGCGATTCCGTGGCCGTCGCGCCGGGTTGCTCGCGCTGTTGCTGTTGCAGATGTTCCCGGCGCTGCTCGCCTTCGTCGGTCTCTACATCACCTTCAGCCGGATCGGTGAGGTACTGCCCTCCTTCGGTCTGAACACCACCTGGGGCCTGATCCTGGCCTACATGGGTGGCGCGATGGGTGCCAACGTCTGGCTGCTCAAGGGCTACTTCGACACGGTGCCGCGGGAGCTGGACGAGGCGGCACGAGTCGACGGTGCCAGCCATGCGCGCGTCTTCTTCACCGTGATCCTGCCGCTCGTGCGCCCGATCCTCGTGACGGTCTTCATGATCACCTTCGTCGGGCTGTTCGGGGAGTTCATGCTCGCCAGCATCTTCCTCACCGACGTCGATGCCCAGACCCTCGGTGTCGGTCTCTACGGAATGACGCTCGGCAACGAAAGCGTCGCTCTCTTCGGTGAATTCGCGGCCGCGTCGCTGCTCGCGTCGCTGCCGATCATGATCCTCTACTTCGTCTTCCAGAAGCAGCTGGTCGGCGGCCTCACCCAGGGGTCGGTCAAGTGA